Part of the bacterium genome, TACTTATACTTTTCTTTCCATCATCTATTACTGCCTCTAAGATATCCAGTTGACGCAGTCCTCCTTGTGTTAAGGTCAAATTAAGGAAATCAACATTTTCATCTAACTCACTCACAGACTTAGCTATTTCTTGAGGTGTCCCACAATGAGAGCAACTTTGATGCTCTATAAATACATACGGGGATTGATAAACCTTCTCAGTCTTTTTGCAATTAGGACAGGAGGCAGAGATTACCAAATCATACCAAAGACTAATTCTTGCCTTCTTACCCAAATCCTTTTTAACTTTTTCAAGTAACTCGCCAATAGTGGTAGAATTAGAGTTAAACTCTTTAACCTCAATTATATCTTTTTCTGGGATAGGGGAACGAATTTGATGAATAAGACACTTTGGGTTACGGCGACGAGTAAATACTTCCATTTTATGGTCTTGTGTATCTATGTGAATAATCTTATTCAATAATGGTGTTATTTCTTCATTATTCATTAAAATTTTAAGTCCTTCTTGTACCTGAAGAGCACCAATAAGAGAAGCCATCATAGGTGTAGAAGGGACAAATCCTCTTTTTTCAGATTCTCTCTCAATTTCAGCGCAGATAACCCCTCTGCCTGTTCCTTTTTCCAGAATCTCCTTTACCATCTCTGATGATAGAGAACAAGCATAACAAGCTCCTGCAGGAACATCAAAAACTGTTACTGCTCCCCGTAAGACATTAACATCATTTAACCCGGCATCAATCCATGGTTTTTTAA contains:
- a CDS encoding ThiF family adenylyltransferase is translated as MDIIPKTLKKQISISKKDKEDEDKERYSRLETIHGWKQGVVKNSTALIGGVGAIGNEVAKNLALIGCGKILLVDKEIIELSNLTRSIMFRQRDIGRSKVEVVAEQIKEVNPDVKVATFHGNIASLGLGVLRRMDLIFCDFDSRLPRIILNDACIRVKKPWIDAGLNDVNVLRGAVTVFDVPAGACYACSLSSEMVKEILEKGTGRGVICAEIERESEKRGFVPSTPMMASLIGALQVQEGLKILMNNEEITPLLNKIIHIDTQDHKMEVFTRRRNPKCLIHQIRSPIPEKDIIEVKEFNSNSTTIGELLEKVKKDLGKKARISLWYDLVISASCPNCKKTEKVYQSPYVFIEHQSCSHCGTPQEIAKSVSELDENVDFLNLTLTQGGLRQLDILEAVIDDGKKSISKFYELTGDEMEVMNFE